A genome region from Chlorobaculum tepidum TLS includes the following:
- a CDS encoding nucleoside deaminase, whose product MSYQPSHIRFSLPEWLESYCGTYQPSASLEARMRFVVGASRKSVEEVSGGPFAAAVFEIESGRLVSLGVNLVLTQNSSILHAEMVAIVLAQMKLGAYDLGGFGMPAHELVTSTEPCVMCFGAVLWSGVRHLATGALSEDARAIGFDEGPKPEKWIEELEARGIRVTTGVERDTARDVLQLYARMGGQIYNARKG is encoded by the coding sequence ATGTCCTACCAACCCAGCCACATACGCTTTTCACTCCCCGAATGGCTGGAGAGCTATTGCGGCACTTACCAGCCGTCAGCTTCGCTCGAAGCGCGGATGCGGTTTGTCGTCGGGGCGTCGCGGAAAAGTGTCGAGGAGGTGAGCGGCGGGCCGTTTGCGGCTGCGGTGTTTGAGATCGAGTCGGGAAGGCTTGTCTCGCTTGGCGTCAATCTGGTGCTCACTCAGAACTCATCAATCCTCCATGCTGAAATGGTCGCCATTGTGCTCGCGCAAATGAAACTCGGCGCGTACGATCTTGGCGGCTTCGGTATGCCTGCGCATGAGCTGGTGACGAGCACCGAGCCGTGCGTGATGTGTTTCGGCGCAGTACTCTGGTCGGGCGTTCGGCACCTGGCGACCGGGGCGCTTTCCGAGGATGCTCGGGCAATTGGATTCGACGAGGGGCCAAAACCGGAAAAATGGATAGAGGAACTCGAAGCCCGAGGCATTCGCGTTACCACCGGTGTGGAGCGGGATACGGCTCGCGATGTGTTGCAGCTCTACGCTCGCATGGGCGGACAGATTTATAACGCCCGAAAAGGCTGA